In a single window of the Aerosakkonema funiforme FACHB-1375 genome:
- a CDS encoding phosphodiester glycosidase family protein translates to MVWYLKKRISRFLSRSPLRFYGKKLWRKRRQLAIVAIIGILLWVATSFLKKEEQLVSAKPMTVLAQELPIPLPKKSSGQYKLLGQGDRISLNGQTWPATWSKWQIGTNRKPHIAVTDAGLKQTMGVELLSSWDLTKQAVQWFTDPSAERLTFPTLLTNQYRYLDITDFADRLGWQMLFDGTTLRIKSPTATVTNIQQEQPSKNGEVAVPHRIILDLDLPTPWQVSQQGAVLSLHIDAAAAPGLMERYYPKPPEATTDEQGFPLPYATTEPIPPPNPGLPLRIETSQNKTTIRVDIPPGLHPRIWSVPAPYRLVIDLATDEVIVERDIIWATGLRYRQQMFNLGSSQFPVMWLEINPRQSIMLRPIWSNPNTLVGITPLVEQAKQWQVAAAINGGFFNRNTQLPLGAIRRDGLWLSSPILNRGAIAWNDSGEVKIGHLSLQQVLITSTGERLPVLSVNSGYLQSGIAVHTPEWGSTYAPLTENETIITVENDRVISVEPFSRIPLLGNALSKTSFPIPSEGYLLVVRDRSSADVLPVGTIVRLESYPVPLEFDRYPQVMGAGPLLLQNRQIVLDAKAEQFRDNFIHQAAHRSCIGTTASGTILIVAVGNRIGGPGPTLNEIAELMRLMGAVDALNLDGGSSTSLYLGGQLLNRSPHTAARIHNGLGVFIQTDR, encoded by the coding sequence ATGGTTTGGTATCTCAAAAAACGAATTTCTCGTTTCCTTTCTCGATCGCCTTTGCGCTTCTATGGCAAAAAGCTGTGGCGCAAGCGCCGCCAACTCGCGATCGTAGCCATAATAGGCATATTGCTCTGGGTAGCAACTTCTTTCTTGAAAAAGGAGGAACAGCTGGTTTCGGCAAAACCGATGACAGTACTCGCCCAAGAGTTGCCGATTCCCCTTCCCAAAAAATCTTCGGGACAATATAAGTTGCTGGGACAGGGCGATCGCATCTCCCTCAACGGACAAACTTGGCCCGCTACTTGGAGTAAGTGGCAAATAGGAACAAATCGCAAGCCTCACATTGCGGTAACCGATGCCGGGTTAAAGCAAACAATGGGAGTAGAGTTGTTAAGTTCCTGGGATTTGACCAAGCAGGCAGTGCAGTGGTTTACCGATCCCTCCGCAGAACGGCTGACTTTTCCTACTTTACTCACAAACCAATACCGATATTTGGATATTACCGATTTTGCCGATCGCCTGGGTTGGCAAATGCTCTTTGATGGTACAACCCTGCGAATCAAGTCACCTACCGCTACAGTAACGAACATTCAGCAAGAACAGCCCAGTAAAAACGGCGAAGTTGCAGTACCGCATCGCATCATCTTGGATCTCGATCTTCCCACGCCCTGGCAAGTCAGCCAACAAGGTGCTGTTTTGAGTCTGCATATCGATGCAGCTGCTGCACCGGGACTGATGGAGCGTTATTATCCCAAACCTCCAGAAGCAACAACCGACGAGCAAGGATTCCCTTTACCATACGCTACAACAGAGCCCATCCCGCCGCCAAACCCCGGCCTGCCATTAAGAATCGAAACAAGCCAGAACAAAACCACCATCCGAGTTGATATCCCTCCAGGTCTGCATCCGCGCATCTGGAGTGTACCCGCTCCTTATCGCTTAGTCATAGACCTAGCTACTGATGAAGTCATCGTAGAACGAGACATTATTTGGGCGACCGGATTGCGCTACAGACAGCAGATGTTTAACTTGGGGTCGTCTCAGTTCCCAGTCATGTGGCTGGAGATCAATCCCCGCCAATCCATCATGTTAAGACCGATTTGGAGCAATCCCAATACTTTAGTGGGAATTACTCCCTTAGTTGAACAAGCCAAGCAATGGCAGGTGGCAGCTGCGATTAATGGTGGCTTTTTTAATCGCAACACCCAATTACCGTTGGGAGCAATTCGTCGTGATGGTTTATGGCTATCCAGTCCAATTCTAAACAGAGGTGCGATCGCCTGGAACGATAGCGGCGAAGTGAAAATCGGACATCTCAGCCTTCAGCAAGTATTAATTACTTCTACGGGTGAGCGTTTGCCCGTTCTCTCGGTTAATAGTGGCTACTTGCAATCCGGAATTGCCGTACATACCCCAGAGTGGGGGTCTACTTACGCTCCTTTAACCGAAAATGAGACAATTATCACCGTCGAGAACGATCGCGTCATCAGTGTAGAACCATTCAGCCGCATTCCCTTGCTGGGTAATGCCCTCAGCAAAACTTCTTTCCCCATTCCATCTGAAGGCTACCTGCTAGTCGTCCGAGATCGTAGCAGCGCCGATGTCCTTCCCGTTGGCACCATTGTCCGGCTGGAAAGTTATCCCGTTCCCCTGGAATTTGACCGCTACCCGCAGGTTATGGGTGCAGGGCCACTTTTACTGCAAAATCGTCAAATCGTGCTGGATGCCAAAGCCGAACAATTCCGGGACAACTTTATCCATCAAGCCGCACATCGTTCCTGTATCGGCACAACTGCTTCTGGTACTATCTTGATCGTAGCTGTGGGCAACCGGATCGGCGGCCCCGGCCCGACCTTGAATGAAATTGCCGAACTAATGCGGCTGATGGGAGCAGTAGACGCTCTCAACCTAGATGGCGGTAGCTCTACCAGTCTTTACCTTGGGGGCCAACTGCTCAATCGCTCGCCTCACACCGCCGCTCGCATCCATAATGGTTTGGGTGTGTTTATCCAGACCGATAGATAA
- a CDS encoding cupin domain-containing protein yields the protein MAQHQEISQLSPLHTSFPATSNPVAATELRPWGSFTTLEEGRGYKIKRIEVKPGHRLSLQMHHHRSEHWIVVSGTARVTCGSEEKLLNSNESTYVPQCMSHRLENPGVIPLILIEVQNGEYLGEDDIVRFQDDYARVKADK from the coding sequence ATGGCTCAGCATCAAGAAATTTCCCAACTATCCCCTTTACACACATCGTTTCCTGCAACATCAAATCCAGTTGCTGCCACAGAACTGCGTCCTTGGGGTTCTTTCACCACTCTAGAAGAAGGACGCGGTTACAAGATCAAACGCATTGAAGTCAAGCCAGGTCACCGCCTCAGCCTCCAGATGCACCACCACCGCAGCGAACACTGGATAGTAGTTTCAGGGACAGCCAGAGTTACTTGTGGCTCGGAAGAAAAGTTACTCAACAGTAATGAGTCAACCTATGTTCCCCAGTGTATGTCTCATCGTCTGGAAAATCCTGGTGTGATTCCCCTAATTTTGATTGAGGTGCAAAATGGAGAATATCTGGGAGAAGACGACATTGTACGCTTTCAAGATGACTATGCCCGCGTCAAGGCGGATAAGTAA
- a CDS encoding HesB/IscA family protein, with the protein MINISKAAASEVKRLKGKLKKPNALFRLKINAGGCAGLLYAMEFDDAIAPDDIIYDCNGLQVIIPADSCQYVDGLTLDYSEDLMGGGFRFHNPKATQTCGCGNSFSIKPTSGAPLNIAAPEQTFDI; encoded by the coding sequence ATGATAAATATCAGCAAAGCCGCAGCAAGTGAAGTAAAGCGCCTTAAAGGCAAGCTAAAAAAGCCAAATGCCCTATTCAGGCTGAAAATTAATGCAGGGGGCTGTGCTGGGCTGTTGTATGCAATGGAATTCGACGATGCGATCGCACCCGACGATATCATTTACGATTGCAACGGTTTGCAGGTAATCATACCAGCTGACAGCTGCCAGTATGTTGATGGCCTCACCTTAGATTACTCTGAAGACCTCATGGGTGGTGGCTTTCGTTTTCATAACCCCAAAGCCACTCAAACCTGTGGCTGCGGTAACTCCTTCTCTATTAAGCCCACTTCTGGAGCGCCTTTAAATATAGCTGCTCCAGAACAAACATTCGATATCTGA